One part of the Flavobacterium johnsoniae UW101 genome encodes these proteins:
- a CDS encoding TM2 domain-containing protein: MESTQENKKVVAGILAILLGALGIHKFYLGYSKEGIIQLILGLLCGVGGIIGIIEGILYLTKSDEEFYQTYQVGKKGWF, from the coding sequence ATGGAAAGTACACAAGAGAATAAAAAAGTTGTTGCAGGAATTCTTGCTATATTATTAGGGGCATTAGGAATTCATAAGTTTTATTTAGGATACAGCAAAGAAGGTATAATCCAGCTTATTTTGGGTCTTTTATGCGGTGTAGGAGGTATAATTGGTATAATTGAAGGAATTCTTTATCTAACGAAGTCAGATGAAGAATTTTATCAAACATATCAGGTTGGTAAAAAAGGCTGGTTCTAA
- a CDS encoding exodeoxyribonuclease III, giving the protein MKIISYNVNGIRAAITKGFIEWLQAASPDVICLQEIKATQDQIPVEAITAAGYPYQYYYPATKKGYSGVAILSKIEPQKVVYGTGIHHMDFEGRNLRADFDDVSVMSLYLPSGTNIDRLDHKFMFMDDFQTYINELKISIPNLIICGDYNICHEAIDIHDPVRNKTVSGFLPEERAWLDAFMKSGFIDSFRHFNKDPHHYSWWSYRAGARGNNKGWRIDYNLVSNAIEHRLKRAVILPDAVHSDHCPVLVEIE; this is encoded by the coding sequence ATGAAAATTATTTCTTATAATGTAAACGGAATTCGTGCTGCAATTACCAAAGGATTTATAGAATGGCTGCAAGCGGCGAGTCCGGATGTTATCTGTCTTCAGGAGATTAAAGCAACTCAGGATCAAATTCCTGTAGAGGCTATAACGGCTGCAGGCTATCCGTATCAGTATTATTATCCGGCAACCAAAAAAGGATACAGCGGCGTTGCAATATTATCTAAAATTGAACCCCAAAAAGTAGTTTATGGAACAGGAATTCATCATATGGATTTTGAAGGACGCAACCTTCGTGCCGATTTTGATGATGTATCAGTAATGAGTTTGTATCTTCCATCGGGAACTAATATAGACAGACTGGATCATAAATTTATGTTCATGGACGATTTTCAAACTTATATTAATGAATTGAAAATTTCTATTCCAAATTTAATAATATGTGGAGATTATAATATTTGTCATGAAGCCATAGATATTCATGATCCTGTTCGTAATAAAACGGTTTCAGGATTTTTGCCTGAAGAACGTGCCTGGCTTGATGCTTTTATGAAATCTGGATTTATAGACAGTTTCCGTCATTTTAATAAAGATCCGCATCATTATTCATGGTGGAGTTACAGAGCCGGAGCAAGAGGAAATAATAAAGGATGGCGTATTGATTATAACTTGGTAAGCAACGCTATTGAGCATAGATTAAAACGTGCTGTTATCCTTCCGGATGCAGTTCATTCAGACCATTGTCCGGTTTTAGTCGAGATTGAGTAA
- a CDS encoding GNAT family N-acyltransferase, producing MGLVTAKEVAKAINVEKYGVLGTFSGWILMKVLKISTLNKIYDHNKHLEDVAFLNGILDEMEIKFEIPEEDLKRLPKEGPYITISNHPLGGIDGILLLKLMLEREPNFKIIANFLLHRIVPLKKYIMPVNPFENHKDAKSSVVGIKETLRHLSDGKPLGIFPAGEVSTYKDGKLVVDKPWEEGALKLIRKAKVPVVPIYFHAKNSKLFYWLSKIDDTLRTAKLPSELLTQKDRVIKVRIGKPISVSEQNEIESFEEYSEFLRRKTYMLANPFEKDTKLIDTASLKIPKAPKKIVTPANESKMLDEVQALRDSDCRFLQSKNYEVFFARAKSIPNILHEIGRLREITFREVGEGTNESIDIDQYDQYYHHMFLWDDDTKKIAGAYRMGLGSEIYPKYGIEGFYLTDLFRFEPELHDMMHKSIEMGRAFITREYQQKPMPLFLLWKGIIHTTLRHPEHKYLVGGVSISNQFSDFSKSLMIEFMKSNYYDPYIAQYIHPKKAYKVKLKDADKDFIFDEAESDLNKFDKIIDELEPGNLRLPVLIKKYIKQNARVVAFNVDPLFNNAIDGLMYIRIADIPESTMKPVIEEFQIELERKLSEKED from the coding sequence ATGGGTTTAGTTACCGCGAAAGAAGTTGCAAAGGCAATAAATGTTGAAAAGTACGGAGTCCTCGGTACGTTTTCTGGCTGGATTCTTATGAAGGTTCTTAAGATCTCGACCCTCAATAAAATTTACGATCATAATAAGCATTTAGAGGATGTTGCATTTTTAAATGGAATTTTGGATGAGATGGAGATTAAATTCGAAATCCCGGAAGAAGATTTAAAACGTCTGCCAAAAGAAGGTCCGTACATTACCATTTCAAATCATCCGCTTGGAGGAATTGATGGGATTTTGCTATTGAAGTTAATGCTTGAAAGAGAGCCTAATTTCAAAATCATTGCCAATTTCTTATTACACAGAATTGTTCCGCTAAAAAAATACATTATGCCGGTTAATCCTTTTGAGAACCATAAGGATGCCAAATCGAGCGTAGTGGGTATTAAAGAAACTTTACGTCATTTAAGTGACGGAAAACCGCTTGGAATTTTCCCTGCTGGAGAAGTTTCAACTTATAAAGACGGGAAATTAGTAGTAGACAAACCTTGGGAAGAGGGCGCTCTGAAATTAATCAGAAAAGCTAAAGTTCCGGTTGTTCCAATTTATTTTCATGCCAAAAACAGTAAATTATTCTATTGGCTTTCTAAAATAGACGATACTTTACGTACTGCTAAATTACCTTCTGAGCTTTTAACGCAGAAAGATCGTGTAATTAAAGTTCGTATTGGAAAACCAATTTCTGTAAGCGAACAAAACGAAATAGAATCGTTTGAAGAATATTCAGAGTTTTTAAGAAGAAAAACTTATATGCTGGCTAATCCATTTGAGAAAGACACCAAATTGATTGACACAGCTAGCTTAAAAATTCCAAAAGCACCAAAAAAGATTGTAACTCCGGCGAATGAATCTAAAATGCTTGATGAAGTTCAGGCGCTAAGAGACAGCGACTGCCGATTTTTACAAAGTAAAAATTACGAAGTATTCTTTGCGAGAGCAAAATCAATTCCGAATATTTTACATGAAATTGGACGTCTTCGTGAAATTACTTTCCGTGAAGTTGGCGAAGGAACCAATGAATCTATAGATATTGACCAATACGATCAATATTATCACCATATGTTTTTATGGGATGATGACACCAAGAAAATTGCAGGTGCTTACCGTATGGGATTAGGTTCTGAGATTTATCCAAAATACGGTATTGAAGGTTTTTACCTGACAGATCTTTTTAGATTTGAACCGGAACTTCATGATATGATGCACAAGTCAATTGAAATGGGGCGTGCGTTTATTACTCGCGAATATCAGCAAAAACCAATGCCGTTATTTTTATTGTGGAAAGGTATTATTCATACTACTCTGCGTCATCCTGAACACAAATATCTGGTTGGAGGTGTAAGTATCAGTAATCAGTTTTCAGACTTCTCTAAATCATTGATGATTGAGTTCATGAAATCGAATTATTACGATCCGTATATCGCTCAATATATCCATCCGAAAAAAGCTTATAAGGTAAAATTAAAAGACGCTGATAAAGATTTTATTTTTGATGAAGCAGAATCTGACTTAAATAAATTCGATAAAATCATTGATGAGTTAGAACCAGGAAACCTTCGTTTGCCGGTTTTAATCAAAAAATACATCAAACAAAATGCCCGCGTAGTTGCTTTTAATGTCGATCCTTTATTTAATAATGCAATTGATGGTTTAATGTACATTAGAATCGCAGATATTCCTGAAAGCACTATGAAACCTGTTATTGAAGAGTTTCAAATAGAATTAGAGCGTAAATTATCTGAAAAAGAAGATTAG
- a CDS encoding DUF805 domain-containing protein has translation MLEMYKKVVFGNYANFNGRARRKEYWMFFLANVLISFILGFILGLISPGLVLIGNLYSLAVLVPSIAVAVRRMHDIDKEWWYMLIPFYNVYLACQEGTKGPNQYGADPKNQLEELDEIGKE, from the coding sequence ATGTTAGAAATGTACAAAAAAGTAGTTTTTGGAAACTACGCAAATTTTAACGGAAGAGCAAGAAGAAAAGAATACTGGATGTTTTTTTTAGCCAATGTCCTAATTAGTTTTATTCTAGGTTTTATTCTAGGATTGATTTCGCCAGGTCTTGTTTTAATTGGCAACCTTTACAGTTTAGCAGTTTTGGTTCCTTCAATTGCTGTAGCAGTTAGAAGAATGCACGACATTGATAAAGAATGGTGGTATATGTTAATTCCATTTTACAATGTTTATTTAGCTTGTCAGGAAGGAACAAAAGGACCAAATCAATATGGTGCAGATCCTAAAAATCAATTAGAAGAACTTGATGAAATTGGAAAAGAATAA
- a CDS encoding OmpA family protein, giving the protein MIKKASIGLVVLALSATSCVSKKIYNDLETKYSDLKKENRSIADENADLKKAKNQLELDRDKLTKDLASTKDDLAKQKADLAAEQKKYKVLQDSYNALEKNSNDALEKNMAKNRELLAQLEAKGKALADEQARLDKTASRLKELEDMIAAKEEAMRKLKETLSKALTGFEGKGLTVEHKNGKVYVSMENKLLFNSGSWAVGTEGRRAVVELGKVLGDNPDLSVLIEGHTDDDPYAGSGPIANNWDLSTKRATAIVAILSENPKINKQKLTAAGRSEFSPLASNATPEGKAKNRRIEIILTPRLDEIAEMLNSIN; this is encoded by the coding sequence ATGATTAAAAAAGCCTCCATTGGATTAGTAGTTTTGGCATTGTCAGCAACTTCTTGTGTATCCAAAAAGATTTACAATGATCTTGAAACAAAATATTCAGATCTAAAAAAAGAAAACCGTTCAATTGCAGATGAAAATGCTGATTTGAAAAAAGCAAAAAATCAGTTAGAATTAGATCGTGATAAACTGACTAAAGATTTAGCAAGTACAAAAGACGATCTGGCAAAACAAAAAGCTGATTTAGCTGCTGAACAAAAGAAATACAAAGTATTACAAGATTCATATAATGCATTAGAGAAAAACAGCAACGATGCATTAGAGAAAAACATGGCTAAAAACCGTGAATTGTTAGCGCAGTTAGAAGCAAAAGGTAAAGCCCTTGCAGATGAACAAGCACGTTTGGATAAAACTGCCAGCCGTTTGAAAGAACTTGAAGATATGATTGCTGCCAAAGAAGAAGCAATGCGTAAACTAAAAGAAACTTTATCTAAAGCATTAACTGGCTTTGAAGGTAAAGGTTTGACGGTTGAACATAAAAACGGAAAAGTATATGTTTCTATGGAGAATAAATTACTTTTCAATTCAGGAAGCTGGGCTGTTGGCACAGAAGGAAGAAGAGCAGTAGTAGAACTTGGAAAAGTTTTAGGAGACAATCCGGATCTTTCTGTTCTTATCGAAGGACATACAGACGATGATCCGTATGCAGGTTCTGGACCAATTGCAAACAACTGGGATTTATCGACTAAAAGAGCAACAGCAATCGTGGCTATTTTAAGTGAAAACCCAAAAATCAACAAGCAAAAATTAACTGCAGCAGGAAGAAGCGAATTTTCTCCTTTGGCAAGTAATGCTACTCCAGAAGGAAAAGCTAAAAACCGAAGAATCGAAATTATCTTAACTCCAAGATTAGATGAGATTGCAGAGATGCTTAATAGTATTAATTAA